From a region of the Prosthecobacter sp. SYSU 5D2 genome:
- a CDS encoding SMI1/KNR4 family protein encodes MTEEDIAKIETALGVCLPADYRAHLAKNDEDEEEHGVVDDVTAMRDAYGIIKATRDYRAGFEGLPPWPAHWVYMGDEADACPYAVDCVSGQFRKTDKGNLLRPPLKAYASFDEFHAEHLRAYDERMYVSDEPLTLGDRVKNWLWGLAIFLGIFVVMPMILFSLKLLYRYLVYGEVPRFENKW; translated from the coding sequence GTGACTGAAGAAGACATTGCCAAAATCGAGACGGCGCTGGGGGTATGCCTGCCTGCGGACTACCGTGCGCATCTGGCAAAGAATGATGAGGACGAAGAGGAGCACGGGGTGGTGGACGATGTCACCGCCATGCGGGATGCGTATGGCATCATCAAGGCCACCCGTGATTACCGGGCGGGGTTTGAAGGACTGCCGCCCTGGCCAGCGCACTGGGTTTACATGGGGGATGAAGCTGACGCCTGCCCGTATGCGGTGGACTGTGTGAGCGGGCAGTTCCGGAAGACGGACAAGGGAAACCTGTTGCGTCCACCGTTAAAAGCATATGCCTCCTTTGATGAATTTCATGCCGAACACCTAAGGGCTTACGATGAGCGGATGTATGTCTCTGATGAACCATTGACGCTGGGTGACCGGGTGAAGAACTGGCTGTGGGGCCTGGCGATTTTTTTGGGCATTTTTGTGGTGATGCCAATGATTCTGTTCAGCCTGAAACTGCTGTATCGTTATTTGGTCTATGGCGAGGTGCCACGCTTCGAGAACAAATGGTAG
- a CDS encoding sialate O-acetylesterase, translated as MRLAALALFLSTSCALAEVKLPAIISDHMVVQSGTEVPIWGWADAGEEVSVTLADQTATTKTSPDGKWQVKLGQLKSSPEAQTLTVKGSNTLTVQDVLIGEVWLGSGQSNMGMTVSSSENYEEEQKLANLPQVRMFTVERASMTTPQKDCKGTWQVSSAETVGRFSAAAYFFGREIHKVLKQPVGLINSSWGGTAIEAWTSMPAQSKLPEYKTISASWEEAKKQPWDAAKEKAKDEAAMAKWKTEVAAAKAAKKTAPRAPLATVEPRLHQNHPANLYNGMIAPIIPYAIRGTIWYQGEHNSGKTYVDLYSLQLKTLIQDWRTRWGYDFPFAWVQLPDYRAPQLSPEVIQTWPIIREQMLKTLSVPKTGMAVTLGLGDEKDIHPKKKQEVGRRLSLWALGTVYDQKVPATSGPVLKSHEIKGKTVTLTFDHANGGLKSKDGSDELKGFAIAGEDRRFVWARAHIAGNKVLVDAASVANPVAVRYAWADNPVWSLQNGAGLPASPFRTDDWKTELKLPAIFGDHMVVQANAPVSVWGWAPYGEEITVTLGTETATAKAASNGTWSTRLKAQPASDKPQELIVKGSKTLTFKDVLIGEVWLASGQSNMAFKFNRGEYPPAETAAANLPQVRMFTVKQHSTRVPQDDCEGEWIVATPETVQNFSAVAWFFGRDLHLKLKTPVGMINSSWGGTDIAAWTSEDAQAKVPALKAGLDKWAKDAAEFDPVKTKADNAKRATAWKGAVERIKAKGGKEFPRAPRPQVAPLTSQNHPANLYNGMIQPLIPYSIRGAIWYQGEHNCSTEEKASLYATQLPLMISDWRAKWRNNFAFGTVQLPNYEQEAYRPLVREAMLKSLSVPNTGMAVTIDVGEAKDNHPKDKKTVGERLSLWAQARVYRQKLPAYSGPTVRSHEVKNGTVQIRFDNATGGLKIKGDTPQGFVIAGADKQWKPAQVKINSNLMVFSHPDIKEPVAVRYAWSANPAASLFNGEGLPASPFRTDDWKMTEPAPLQ; from the coding sequence ATGAGACTCGCCGCCCTCGCCCTGTTCCTGTCCACCTCCTGCGCCCTCGCGGAGGTCAAATTACCCGCCATCATTTCTGATCACATGGTCGTCCAGTCCGGCACCGAAGTTCCCATTTGGGGCTGGGCCGATGCCGGCGAAGAAGTCAGCGTCACCCTGGCCGACCAGACCGCCACTACCAAGACTTCTCCTGATGGCAAATGGCAGGTGAAGCTCGGCCAGTTGAAGTCCTCGCCCGAAGCCCAGACTCTCACCGTCAAAGGCAGCAACACCCTCACCGTCCAGGACGTCCTCATTGGTGAAGTCTGGCTAGGCTCCGGCCAGTCCAACATGGGCATGACCGTCAGCAGCAGCGAAAACTATGAAGAGGAACAGAAGCTCGCCAATCTTCCCCAAGTCCGCATGTTCACCGTCGAGCGTGCTTCCATGACCACTCCGCAAAAGGACTGCAAAGGTACCTGGCAGGTCTCCAGTGCCGAAACCGTCGGCCGTTTTTCCGCCGCCGCCTACTTCTTCGGCCGGGAAATCCACAAGGTCCTCAAGCAGCCCGTCGGCCTCATCAATTCCTCCTGGGGAGGAACCGCCATTGAGGCCTGGACCAGCATGCCCGCCCAGTCCAAGCTGCCTGAATACAAGACCATATCCGCAAGCTGGGAAGAGGCCAAAAAACAGCCCTGGGATGCCGCCAAAGAAAAGGCAAAAGACGAGGCCGCCATGGCCAAATGGAAAACCGAGGTTGCCGCCGCCAAGGCCGCCAAAAAAACCGCTCCGCGCGCCCCTCTTGCCACCGTCGAGCCGCGCCTTCACCAGAACCATCCTGCCAACCTCTACAATGGCATGATCGCCCCCATCATCCCTTATGCCATTCGCGGTACCATCTGGTATCAGGGCGAGCACAATTCCGGTAAGACCTATGTGGATCTCTACAGCCTCCAGTTAAAAACACTCATCCAAGACTGGCGCACCCGCTGGGGTTACGATTTCCCCTTCGCCTGGGTTCAGCTCCCTGACTACAGGGCTCCTCAGCTATCCCCTGAGGTGATCCAGACCTGGCCAATCATCCGCGAGCAGATGCTCAAAACCCTCTCCGTGCCCAAGACCGGCATGGCTGTCACCCTCGGTCTGGGCGATGAAAAAGACATCCACCCCAAGAAAAAACAGGAAGTCGGCCGCCGGCTTTCCCTATGGGCGCTCGGCACCGTTTACGACCAGAAAGTCCCCGCCACCTCCGGCCCGGTTCTCAAAAGCCACGAGATCAAAGGCAAGACCGTCACCCTGACCTTTGACCATGCCAATGGCGGCCTGAAATCCAAGGATGGCAGCGATGAACTCAAAGGCTTTGCCATCGCAGGCGAGGACCGCCGTTTCGTCTGGGCACGTGCCCACATCGCCGGAAACAAAGTCCTCGTCGATGCCGCCAGTGTGGCCAATCCCGTCGCCGTTCGTTATGCCTGGGCGGACAATCCCGTCTGGTCCTTGCAAAACGGTGCCGGTCTGCCCGCCAGCCCCTTCCGCACCGATGACTGGAAAACCGAGCTGAAGCTCCCCGCCATCTTTGGCGATCACATGGTCGTCCAGGCCAATGCCCCGGTGTCCGTCTGGGGATGGGCTCCTTATGGAGAGGAAATCACCGTCACCCTCGGCACCGAAACCGCCACCGCGAAAGCCGCCTCCAATGGCACCTGGAGCACCCGCTTGAAGGCCCAGCCTGCTTCTGACAAACCTCAAGAGCTCATCGTCAAAGGCAGCAAAACCCTCACCTTCAAAGATGTCCTCATTGGCGAGGTCTGGCTCGCTTCCGGCCAGTCCAACATGGCCTTTAAATTCAACCGGGGAGAATACCCGCCAGCCGAAACCGCCGCTGCCAACCTCCCGCAGGTTCGCATGTTCACGGTGAAGCAGCACAGCACCCGCGTCCCCCAAGATGACTGTGAAGGTGAGTGGATCGTCGCCACGCCAGAAACCGTACAGAACTTCTCCGCCGTCGCCTGGTTCTTTGGCCGCGATCTCCATCTCAAACTGAAGACGCCCGTTGGCATGATCAATTCCTCCTGGGGCGGCACCGACATCGCCGCCTGGACCAGCGAAGATGCCCAGGCCAAAGTCCCCGCCCTCAAAGCCGGTCTGGATAAATGGGCCAAGGACGCCGCCGAATTCGATCCCGTTAAAACCAAAGCTGACAATGCGAAACGTGCCACCGCCTGGAAGGGCGCAGTGGAGCGCATCAAAGCCAAAGGCGGCAAGGAATTCCCCCGCGCCCCGCGTCCCCAGGTCGCTCCTCTCACCAGCCAAAATCATCCTGCCAATCTCTACAATGGCATGATTCAACCCCTCATCCCTTATTCCATCCGCGGGGCCATCTGGTACCAGGGGGAGCATAACTGCTCCACGGAAGAAAAAGCCAGCCTCTATGCCACCCAGCTTCCCTTGATGATCAGCGACTGGCGCGCCAAATGGCGCAACAACTTCGCCTTCGGCACTGTGCAGTTGCCTAACTATGAGCAGGAGGCCTACCGCCCCCTCGTCCGTGAAGCCATGCTGAAAAGCCTCAGCGTGCCGAATACCGGCATGGCCGTCACCATTGATGTCGGCGAGGCCAAGGATAACCATCCCAAGGACAAAAAGACCGTTGGTGAGCGCCTCTCCCTCTGGGCTCAGGCACGTGTTTACCGGCAGAAGCTCCCCGCCTATTCCGGCCCCACCGTCCGCAGCCATGAAGTGAAAAACGGAACCGTCCAGATCCGCTTCGACAACGCCACCGGCGGCCTCAAAATCAAAGGCGATACACCTCAAGGTTTTGTCATCGCCGGAGCCGACAAGCAGTGGAAGCCCGCCCAGGTGAAGATCAACAGCAACCTCATGGTCTTCTCCCATCCGGACATCAAGGAACCTGTCGCCGTCCGCTACGCTTGGTCCGCCAATCCCGCCGCCAGCCTCTTTAATGGCGAAGGTCTGCCCGCCTCCCCCTTCCGCACCGATGACTGGAAAATGACCGAGCCTGCTCCCCTTCAATGA
- a CDS encoding alpha/beta hydrolase, with amino-acid sequence MKFYLIASVLLLSCLSGFSLDLPPHTKTGDVVYGRKLGFALTMDVIQPEKPNGCAIIYMVSGGWVSNYSPNTPDYYIPFLERGYTVFSVRHACQPKFIIPEITQDIHRAVRYIRQNAEKWGLDADKFGISGGSAGGHLSLTMGVQGGPGDPTAKDPVDRQNSAVQAIACLYPPTDFLNYGKAGECAVGVGTLERLKAAFGPEAETAEGRERLGKEISPIYHVTEKLPPTLIIHGDKDEIVPLQQAEIFVKRATDAGVTAKLVVKQGLGHGWPDRQPDYQLFAEWFDEHLRGIKK; translated from the coding sequence ATGAAATTCTATCTGATTGCGAGTGTTCTGCTGTTGAGCTGCCTGAGCGGGTTTTCCCTGGATCTGCCGCCGCATACCAAAACGGGGGATGTGGTGTATGGGAGGAAGCTAGGTTTTGCCCTGACAATGGACGTGATCCAGCCCGAGAAGCCGAACGGATGCGCCATCATCTACATGGTGAGCGGAGGGTGGGTCTCAAACTACTCCCCAAATACGCCAGACTATTATATTCCGTTTTTGGAGCGGGGTTATACGGTGTTTTCGGTGCGGCATGCATGCCAGCCAAAGTTCATCATCCCGGAGATCACCCAGGACATTCACCGGGCGGTGAGATACATCCGGCAGAATGCGGAAAAGTGGGGGCTGGATGCGGACAAGTTTGGCATCAGCGGCGGCAGTGCAGGCGGACATCTTTCCCTGACCATGGGAGTGCAGGGCGGACCGGGAGATCCGACGGCGAAAGATCCGGTGGACCGGCAGAACAGTGCGGTGCAGGCAATCGCCTGTCTGTATCCGCCGACGGATTTCCTGAACTATGGCAAAGCGGGAGAATGTGCGGTAGGCGTGGGGACGCTGGAACGGCTGAAGGCGGCCTTTGGTCCTGAAGCTGAGACGGCGGAGGGCCGGGAGCGGCTGGGGAAAGAGATCTCACCGATTTATCATGTGACGGAGAAGCTGCCGCCGACGTTGATCATTCATGGGGACAAGGACGAGATCGTGCCGCTGCAGCAGGCGGAGATTTTTGTGAAACGGGCAACGGATGCAGGCGTGACGGCGAAGCTGGTGGTGAAGCAGGGGCTGGGCCATGGATGGCCGGACCGGCAGCCGGATTACCAGCTGTTTGCGGAGTGGTTTGATGAGCACCTGCGGGGTATCAAGAAGTAA
- a CDS encoding rhomboid family intramembrane serine protease, with protein sequence MSYHERDYMRAGPPSFGDWLRGWTAFRAIFVLNVAVFIFQWVFQLAWLQDALTGEPIRPLGSVSVDELSAGHFWTPFTFMFVHSGWGTFLGNMVLLWFSGRWVQDLYGGKNFLWIYLISGLVGASLEMAVSAYVLHTTAAPLMGASASVVGLLLAYSVAMPEEELPLISITLWTVVRLLLAVNFILAILTLTVHLPEWLPLGNTSYFAQLGGGLAGWYFARSLGYGGVPVHLLRTPPPTGSSLRRRPEMARARRPRSPSVDVDMEAVRRENPQNDPLVSLMKDEIDPILDKINDQGIASLTDDERRTLERASRRLK encoded by the coding sequence ATGTCCTATCATGAACGTGATTACATGCGTGCAGGCCCGCCTTCTTTTGGCGACTGGCTGCGCGGCTGGACGGCGTTCCGCGCGATCTTCGTTTTAAACGTTGCCGTTTTTATTTTTCAGTGGGTCTTTCAACTGGCCTGGCTGCAAGATGCCCTCACTGGAGAGCCCATCCGTCCGCTCGGCAGCGTCAGCGTGGATGAGCTTAGCGCCGGCCATTTCTGGACGCCCTTCACTTTCATGTTTGTGCACAGCGGCTGGGGCACTTTTTTGGGAAACATGGTCCTTCTCTGGTTTTCCGGCCGCTGGGTGCAGGACCTCTATGGCGGGAAAAACTTTCTCTGGATCTACCTTATCTCCGGCCTCGTCGGCGCCTCTCTTGAAATGGCCGTCTCCGCCTACGTCCTGCACACCACCGCCGCCCCTCTCATGGGTGCCTCCGCCTCAGTTGTCGGTCTGCTCCTGGCCTACTCCGTCGCGATGCCGGAGGAAGAGCTGCCCCTCATCTCCATTACTCTCTGGACGGTGGTAAGGCTCCTGCTGGCGGTGAATTTCATCCTCGCCATCCTCACCCTTACTGTTCACCTGCCTGAATGGCTGCCTCTTGGCAACACTTCCTATTTTGCCCAGCTTGGCGGCGGTCTGGCCGGCTGGTACTTCGCCCGTTCCCTCGGTTATGGCGGCGTGCCCGTGCATCTTCTGCGCACCCCGCCGCCGACCGGCTCCAGCCTGCGCCGCCGTCCTGAAATGGCCCGCGCCCGCCGTCCACGCAGTCCCTCTGTGGACGTGGACATGGAAGCCGTCCGCCGTGAAAATCCTCAAAACGATCCCCTCGTCAGCCTCATGAAGGACGAGATTGATCCCATTCTCGACAAGATCAACGACCAAGGCATCGCCAGCCTGACTGACGACGAACGCCGCACTCTCGAGCGCGCCAGCCGCCGCCTCAAGTAG